Below is a genomic region from Lutra lutra chromosome 18, mLutLut1.2, whole genome shotgun sequence.
TTCCAGAAAGAAGCTTCACTGTCTGCCCAGCTACACTAGTCCATCCTCTCTGCTGCTCTCATCTACCCCGACATCCCTCACTCCTTTCGCTTTGCCCGTTCCCATGAAACTGTGTTCATTTCCGTGTGggttctttgattttattctttattttattgtcGGGTGTTCTCTCTGCGGTCGCGAATGTTCCTTCTTCCCGAGCTCTTGGAGACCAGAGTGTGTTCCTTGTGCCTCTGGACTGCTTGAAGCTTAACGAGTTTTGAAAAGCGTGGCTGTTCCGTTACTGGAGTTGGGTTTAGGGAGGGGGCAGTTCCGCTGTGATCCCTCCTGTTCGTTCCAGTGTGGTGGTTTTCTCCAGAACGGGCTCCTTACTGTGATGATGGGTCACATTGCCCATCGTGGGGTCCCTCCTGGATGTGTGGGCCCAGAGTCCTAGCTGGGTGTTGGGGGAGGTCGGGTGTGGGCTTTGGGCCTCTTAAATTCATCTGTCATCTGGGGACACGAGACAGCCTTTActtttttctgattctgtttcttcGAGTCTAAGTTGAGAATGACGGCCGTGTCTGTGTGTTGGGGTTAGGGCACTCAGCACTGTGTGTGGTCTGTAGTAAGCCGTTGGTACACTGGCAGCTGTGGATATCTTTCTGGAAGTTTCCCTAGGCCTCCCATCCCAGAGTCAGAGGTTACAGACTAAGCTCCGTGTGCTGCTGGAAACCAGCACGTGGTTCCTCGTTTTCTCTCCTGGTCATCAGTCTGCACTTTCCTCGGCTTGGAGCTGAGGAAGGTGCCCACCTTATTGCCTCTGTGTTCTTTGTCCTCCCCCTTCCTGGGCCTCACCAGTGAGGCTCAGTGACAGTTCCCTACTCTCCCAGCTGCTGTCCCTGCTCTAGGTCCTGCCACAGAGGCCTTCAGGAGGTGCAGGACTCAGCTCActccccctgtcccctccccttttGTGCTCAGTGTGAACCCCAGCCTTCTGAGCATTCCCTCCCTACCTGCCCGGGCCTCTGTCTTTTCCCTAGGCACATTCCAGACATTCTAGGTAGTTCTTTCTCCTGTCTCCaggccctctgcctggaaggccTTTGCCGTGTTCTGTGTGTTGCTGCTGCTTTGGCTCTACTTTCTGGTCACACACCAGCCACGCTTTCCACAGCACATCTGACCCTTGCCACACAGATGATGAGGTGGTCTTCTACAGGACAAGGGGCTTCTGGACATGGGGACTTCTAGCTTATGTTGTCTTGCTAGAACGTGTCACCCACCATAAACGTTTGCAGGTTGAAGGCCTTAGCAGAAACTAGAATTTTGATGGGCATGAATGTAAAAATTTGATTCCAATATCGTCTTAGAAACTACAGGACTGTTCCCTGGGATAACCTCCCAGGGTTGTCCTGCTTAGCTCACACTGGGCAGAACTGGATTGCGCCTTTGTCAGAAGTTACCCAGATCTTTTATCATCGTGTTCTGGTCCCCTGAGACCATGTGCTCCTTTTCTGGGGTCTCCTCTAGCTTTATGCTTTGATACTCTTCCAGGAGGAAGATCTGTTTGTGTCCTTCTCGGCTTCAAGTCCATCATATGCTTCACCAAGATCTAGTACCTTCTTGTTGGCAGGCAGACCTTTGCCTCTGGCCCCACATGCCCTCTATCCTTTgacctttccctctgctttcctgTCTGGAACATGCCTTATCTTCTCTACCTCTACCCTGTCGTTTATGCTGCTCTCCCCACTTACCATACCCTAGTTTTCCTTGtgagactttgttttgttttgaaaggtGAAGTAAATCCTGAGTGTCTTGTTAGGACTTCGAGTTCTGAATCTGAGACTTGGGGGTTAGGGGGTTGGAGGTGGCGCCCGTGAGCCCAGGTGGGGAGAGCAGCCAGCAACGGGCACAGCATTGCGCAGGTCCCCTCTTCCTGTGTGTCATTCCCGGGGGAGACTCTCTGCAAAACCCCCTAGAATGTCCCACACAGTGTCCCCCCTGCAAAGACAGGCTTCACCCACAATCCCATCCTCCCCTTGGGTTGAAGtactcccctcacccctcctctcACAAGAACCTTGTGTCTGGTGCTGAGCTTCCTCGGAGGACTTAGGAGAAGAGGACAGAACCTGACACTCATCACAACACGGTCTCCCGGTGGAATGTGGATGACAGCCTTCGTGCTGTCCCATATAGAGATGGGCAGGTTGAAAGCGGGGGTTCTAGAGGATGTGTCCCAGAACTGCCCAGCCTCTGATGTGCAGGCCCACCTGCTCCAGGGGGGAAGAGATCTGTTCTGGAAAAACTCAACcgttaccttcttttttttttttttttttttttaattttatttatttatttgacagacagagatcacagcaggcagagaggcaggcagagagagagggggaagcaggctccccgctgagcagagagctggatgtgggtcttgatcccaagaccctgagatcatgacctgagccgaaggcagaggcttcaacccactgagctacccaggcgcccctaccttctTTTTTCTAATCTTCAGTGAACTTAGACCTAACCGTGGCTGGTTAGGAAAGCTAGCAGCCCTTTGCCCCCACGGACTCCCATCTAGAGACCGTCCCTTTCAGCTCGGGATATTTGGAATTTGCTCTCCTGTCTCTATAAGGCCGTGCTGGGACTCCTGCTTCACTTCTCTGTTTAGGGCCGTGTGTCTGCCGCCCAGCCGAGGAGCAGAAGAAGCCCCCATCCTCCCCACACAGCCGCCCGCTGCCTTGGGGAGGTCCGTCTGCAGGACTAGGTGGGGCCTACTCTGCACGTCCCATTTTCTTACCTGGCTGCTCTCCTTTCCTTGGAAGTCCTGCTCTTTGTTCCCTTAACTCGTGACTCAACTCCGGGCTTCCTGCCAGGAGCTCACTCTTCTTTCGGGACATCTGGACACGCCACGTGTCCATCAGCGTTGCCTTCCTGCGGCAGCCTCCGGGACCTGTTTCCCAGCACTGGCTGCTGGCCTCCCTGGGCCAAGCTGTGCCGGCAGCTCCCTTACTGTCACCTGAGGGGCTCCCCTAGTGTCTTTCCGCTGGGCGTCCATCCCCCATCCTGGGTCTTCTTCTTTGCTGGTTTTTGTCTTCGCTCTGGAGCAcatctccctgcttcctctgGAGGAAGGGGTCATGGGAGGTCGAGTTTTCGAGATCTTGAAGGCCTGAGAatgtttttactctttcttttttaagtttgatttattttattttattttttattttttattttttttaagattttatttatttatttgtcatagagagagaagcgagagcgagcacaggcagacagagtggcaggcagaggcagagggacaagcaggctccccgccaagcaaggagcccgatgcgggactcgatcccaggacgccgggatcacgacctgagccgaaggcagctgcttaaccaactgagccacccaggcgtccctgatttattttattttttaaagatttaatttatttacttgacagagagagagattacaagtaggcagagaggcaggcagagagaggggggcggaagcaggctccctgctgagcagagagcccgatgtggggctcgatcccaggatcctgggatcatgacctgagctgaaggcagaggctttaacccactgagccacccagggtgtcccgagtttgatttattttatagagagcgCCCACGACGGTGGGAGAGGGAAACAATTCCAGGCAGACTCTCTggtgagcgtggagcctgacacagggctcgatctcacgccCTCAACACcaggacttgagccgaaatcaagaatcagacgctcaACCGAAGGGGCCCCCCAGGTCCCCCTGTTTTTACTGTCTTGATTGGGGAACGATTCTGTGTTAGAAGTGACTTTGccctagaattttaaaagcattgttACATTGTTTTCTAACTGCCAAGGTGGCTCTTGAGAAGTCAGAAGCTGCCCAACCTCTGATACTTGGTGTGTGACCGATTTCTTCGTCTGGAGGCTTATGGAACCTTCCCTTTGGCCCTGGGTTCTGAAGCCTGAGGGGGACACGGGCAGGGCCCTGAGGGAGGTCATCCGTGGTGCTGGCCTGCAGTATGGCCTGGCTGTCTCAATCTGGTTTTcggttttgtttgcttgtcttgAATAACTTCCGTGTGACTTTCTGCCCCGTTTCTCTGTCATCTCCTCCTGGGCGCCATCATTCCCCTGCTGGGCCTCCTGGATGGGTTCTCTCGTTCTTCCTCTGACTCTGCTTTCGGGCTGTTTGTTCCCTTGTTCTCCTGCCGTCCTTCTCTTGGGTTCGGTTACTGGCTGTTTGAGGTCAGGTTCTAGCAGGCTGCTGGGAGTCTCAGGTCTGCAGAGGCTCCACGGAGGCCCCCTTCGTCGAggtccctggtcagcggggacAGGCCTCGCTGGCTCCATGCTGACCGTGTTAAGAGCATGAACTTGCACTTAACTGCAGGGTGTGTGCATCTCGATCCACCTCCCGTCTGGACACCTTCCGGTTTGCTCCAGCTGCTTGCCGGGCACGTTCGGGACACAGCTGCTCTTTGATGGCGTGTCTGTTGTGGTCCCCCCCGCTTCTCAAGGTGCCAGGCGTGGCCAGGACTAAGGCAGTGGGGCCGCAGCGCGGCTTCTATGTGCAGGGCGTGTCCCCCGCGTGCACCTGCCCGCCTCTGCCTGGCATCCGTTCCTTGGCCTCCCTGGACGGCTCTGCTCATCTCCCATCTTGCAGGTCACGCGAGGTTTCAGCCTCCTCTGAGTCAGTCCCTTTATCCTGCCCAGGATAGGGGAGCTCTGGAGGTGGGCGTGTTTATCTGGCAGCTCAGCCTGGGGACTCTGCTGTCCTGCAGGGCTCCCTGTCCGCTTCCTTCTCCACGTTCCTTCGTGAGAGAGGTGTGGGCTTCGAGGCCTGGCTGCTTGTCTGGTCCTGAGATGGGTCATGTGAGCACCTGTTACACACGAGGGACCTTCCTGATGGCATTCAGCTGGGACGCGGCTTGTCCGAACCTCCAGCCCCATTCGCACCGAGCTCCCCCGCCCTCGAGCCCCTGCTTCTGCGTGGAGCGCACGCACTCTTCCTGCTTCCAGCCATGCTTCTGGTTCTGCAGCTCAGGAGGCCAGGCCCGTCACCGTGTCCGGGTCCGGACCCTTTGAGCATGCCACCCACTGTGTCCCAGCTGCTGCCTGGTCGGGGGCCACCTGGAGGGGCCAGGACTGTGGGGTGGCCCTCTGTCCATGTGCCTGCCCTCTGCACAggagctccttcctcctctcttggtCATCGCAGGCAGCTGCTCTTGTGTTCTCCATGACTCCTCCCCATCTGGACGGTTCTGAGTGCTGTGCTTTCCCTGACCACGGTTGGGGACCTTTGACTATCTTCTAATACCTGAGGGAAGGCAACTGGGGGCTGATCTCTGACCTTGGCTGGGATGTGACCTCTGGGCGCTGGGCCATAGGGGGCAGGGCTTTAACAGCTGGTTCCCCCCAGGTCCTTCCTCAGATCCCCGTGAAGAGTGGTGGTCCCCATGGGGCAGGGGTCCTCGGTGAGTGGCtgacccctctccctgcccccacccgggGAGGCTCCTCGGGGACCTGttggcagcccctccccctccagaggCCCAACTGGGGAGGGAGGTCGGGCAGGtgacaggggctggggtgggggctgtgcgGCAGGAGGCATGCTGGAGccatccgccccccccccctcctcccaggggtGCACCTGGAGGGCCCGTTCATCAGCCGGGAGAAGCGAGGTGCACACCCCGAAGCCCACCTGCGCTCCTTCGAGGCCAATGCCTTCCACGACGTGCTGACCACCTATGGGGCCCTGGACAACGTCCGCATCGTGACTCTGGCCCCCGAGCTGGGCCGTAGCCGAGAGGTGATACGGGCCCTGGTGGCCCGGGGCATCTGTGTGTCCCTAGGTGAGGCGGGCCGCCTccaggtgtgtgtgcacatgggggGTCCTGGGCTGGGTATGTTGTTTGAGTCCTGGTCCCCCATGCAGGACACTCGGTGGCTGACCTGCAGGCCGCGGAGGAAGCCGTGCAGTGTGGGGCCACCTTCATCACCCACCTCTTCAACGCCATGCTGCCTGTGAGTCGTCCCCcaggtggggggggcgggtaCAGGGGCTCCTGCCCTCGCTCAGCTCACGACTCCAATCTCTGCCCAGTTCCACCACCGTGACCCAGGAATCGTGGGGCTCCTGACCAGTGACCGGCTGCCACCGGGCCGCCACATCTTCTATGGGATGATCGCTGATGGCACGCATACCAACCCCGCAGCCCTGCGCATCGCCCACCGGGCCCTTCCCCAGGGTGCGTGACAGGGCGggctgggggcggtggggagtGCGCTGTGGGGCAGGTCTGAAGCCCCTTCCTCCCACAGGGTTGGTGCTGGTCACCGACGCCGTTCCTGCCCTGGGCTTGGGTGACGGCCGGCACACGCTGGGGCAGCAGGAGGTGGAAGTAGATGGACTGACAGCCTACGTGGCAGGTGAGCGACTTGCTTGTCCCTGCCGGCTGCCCCCATGAGAACAGGCCCTCGGCCTCTCGTGGGATGTGGGCGTGCCCTGCCAGCccgctgcccaccccccactgcgTGTCTGGTGGTCTCTGGTCCCACAGAGCCTGCACTCTCTGTTCTCAAGGCACCAAGACACTGAGTGGCAGTATAGCTCCGATGGATGTGTGTGTCCGGCATTTCCTACAGGCCACAGGTCAGTGAGGCTGGTGTGGGgtagggggtgtgtgtgcatatgtgtgggTGGACGTGTGCGTGTGTGGAGGGTGGAAGCTACatttgggggaggtgggagggaagcacCGGGAGACCACCGGAGCCTCACACCCACAGCCCTCGTCTGGCAGAGTTTTCTAGAGGATGAGCACTGGGAACGTGGCCGAGGTCCCCCTGCAGGGAGCTCCTGGGCGGGGTAagacagtggcaggcagatggcTGGGACCCAGGGTGACGGCACTGAAGCCGTGGCACCCAACGGGAGAATAGAGCTCAGTGTACCCACAGCTTGGGCCTTGGTCTTAGACCCTCTGGGTTCGCGGGCCTTCATGGGTCCACAGCTAGGGAGATGAAGTGTGAGAGGGTCAGAGCTGTGCTCtgggcttcttcttcttttttttttttttttcaaagattttattcatctatttgaaggacagagatcacaagtaggcagagaggcacacacagagagagagaggaagggaagcaggctccctgccaagcagagagcctgacgtggggctcgatcccaggaccctgggatcatgacctgagccaaaggcagaggctttaacccactgagccacccaggcgcccctgtgctctGGGCTTCTTAAGGGGGTGGGCCTGTTGcggggaaggtgggcaggggtgTCTGGTAGAGGCTGTGGTTGGCCAGGCCCTGAGGGATGCTTGGTAGTGCCGTGGGGTTGGGGTGGCATCTGGGGTGTCAGAGCTTGACATGCTCTTTCGAGCAGGGAGACAGGCCGGTAGCTGGGGGGATGATGGGGGGGCAGGAAGAGTGGGGTTTAGTCACATGGCCTCTTGAGGGGTAGCAGGGATAGAAAGGCAAGACCACGTGACTTCATCGATGCGCAGGCTGCTCCTTCTTTGTGGGGGTGCCCTTCTGGGACCCCAAAGGAGGGGGGGTGCCTGCAGGCCTTTGGGTCCAGAGCATCTGTTcgtggggaggggaggccggATGGCCCGGGATGGGTGAGCAAGCGAGGAGAAGAGTCCCCAGCAGCGCCCTTAGACTGGGGTGCGGTGGAGCCTCGTCACCCTGCTGCAGAACCCTGGCAGAACCCAGTTCCTAGGCCTTGGAGCTTCGGGATTGTGGGCTgtgggaggggctgtgggaggggctgctggcagagctggggcaggcGTGGTCACCCAGTTGTGTCCCCTGAGCAGGCTGCAGTGTGGAGTTGGCCTTGGAGGCTGCGTCCCTGCACCCCGCTCAGCTGCTGGGGCTGGAGAAGCGCAAGGGGACCCTGGACTTCGGGGCTGATGCAGGTCAGGGCCTGGTGTGGGCGCCCGGGCCTCTGAGGACTTGGGAGCTCCCGCAGTACTCGGGATGGTGGAGTACAGGGCAGGTGGGGGCTTCCCTGTGTCCAGGTGGCCTtgcccaccaccacctccagccTGGGCCCCTTTTCCCATTAGGCCAGGCTTCCTGGCGAATGAGACGAGGCCTGGTGGGGGCTGCCTGGGCCTTTGTCCCGTGTACCCCACCGCCAGGAACACTGGCTCCCGGACCTTGGGCAGCCTGCGAGGGGTTGGGGTGCCCTACCCAAATCGTTTTGCCAGCTTCGGTTTCCCCaccagctcctgggtggctgtggAGATGGGAACAGAGCTTCTCTCAGGGGTAATGAAGCTCCTGGGAtttgggtggggatgggggtgcctgtgcgttcccctccccacccccgccgcctcCTCACCACCCGCCTCTGACCCAGACTTCGTGGTGCTCGATGACTCTCTCCATGTGCGGGCCACCTACATCTCGGGCGAGTTGGTGTGGCAGGCGGAGGAGGCCAGGCAGTGACCGAGGACCACCGCCGGAAAGGACGCCCAGCCTTAGGCAGCCGCTGTCAGGGCCGAGCCGTGGAGGAGCAGGTCTCCAGGGAGCCAGTGGGCGCCCTGCCCCAGGTGGAGGCCTCCTCTCAGGAGGCAGCTGGATAAACACGCGCCCGGCAGGGACTTGTCTGGTCTCCGAGTGTTGCTTCCAAGCAGGGCGCCGTCGCCTTGGTGGCTCTCTGGGTGTGGGTGTTTGTGCCTCAGGGTTGGGAGTGGGAGTGGCTGGATTCTggctcttcccagctctgtggggaccCCTCTCTGTGGCGCAGATGTGTCCGGGGCCTGAACACCCACAGGCAGAGGTGCTGCCTGGACGTGAGTGGAGGGTGAGAGGGGAAGCCCTTGGCTCTAGTTGAAAAGCGGGACAGGAAGGGGCTTGGGGACAGCGAGCGCACACAGCTTCAGAAGTTCACGTGTCGGGACCGAGGGAAGGGCTAATTCCTAGGATTTCAAACAAGGAGAGAACTGGTTGTGGAGCTGAGTTAGTAGtctgggctgggaggagctgggtgtgggggggCTTTGGGTGGGCGGTGTGGAGGGCTCAGAAGGCTGCTGCGTGACAAAGTCCCAAGGACTCACTCTGCACCCGTGAGTTGGGCGGCAAAGTCGGGGCCCGGGGCCATAGTGCCGGGTGTGGGCACAGTGCCAGGGGCTCCTCCCAGCCTTCAGGGGGAATCCGTGCCAGCTTCAGGACCCCACTTTGCCTGGCGGTAAGTGCAGGAAGCCGTGGCCCAGGGCCCCCGAGCCCGTGCTGGCTGCTGCTCCTTGCCCAGCCCGCAGCCCTACCTCGTTGAGCCGTAGCAGTAATCAGGTGGCGGTTTTTCTGAACAGCCCATTCTGACTCAACTTCTGGGTTGACATGAAAGACCTGTTTGCACCGTGGTGGTTGCACAGCTTGGGGGGACCCTGCCTGGTGCTGATGGGCAGGTTGGGTGTCAGCAGTGTCCCGAGCCCTGCACCTGTTTGCCGGTTAGTGTCATCCCACAGCTTTCCATGTCCCTTCCGTCCTGGCAGTGGTGCCCCCCACGTTGGGAGCGTGGGCTGTCGCATTCCCTGGGTAGGATAGCTTTGGGGAGCCATGCAGGTCCTGAGGACAGCCGTGACATGGCACTCAGAGGGCAGGGGTTGGTGTAGCCCCAGATCAGGGTTGACTTTCTCCCCCATTGTCTGCTGGGGTGGGCagccccttccctctttctcatgGCTGCAGTCCTTGGAATAGGAAGTTGAAGGCGAGTGTCCCAGGACACTGTGATTTGTGGCTTGGCCACcattcccctcctctgccccagagCCCTCTACAGGAAGTGTGTCCGGGTCCAAAGTGACAAAAATGGCCACAGATCCCAGTTGTGTTTGAGGCTGAGCAGCTTGGGAAGAACCGTTGCCATGAGGCAAGGGTCAGGAGATCCTGTGGGGTGCAGGGACATCCTAGGCCTAGCAGGTGACGGACAGCTCCTGTTAAGGCAACTGCCtgctcccaggacccaggggcAGCGCTGCACCGGACTACTGGGGCTGCCCTGGTTGGAGGGAGCAGATGAGGGTCTCCAAAAACACATCCAAAGCTGAGCAGCGGCACTTGCCTTGTTTGGGGCTAGGCCTGACTCTACATGCACTAGCAGCGTGACCCCATTCTTTTGTGACAGAAATCTAAAGGAGTTTCCGGTGTGTCATCCCCATTCTCAGATGGGCAAGGGGGCACCCGATTGCAGAGCTAGTGAGCTCCAGAGCTCGGGTTTGTCCTGGCCGCTCTACCCTGGGGCCCTCCCTACGGGCTGCCTCCCTGGGTGGAAGAGGTGGGAAGGACTGGTTGAATGCCGGGTCGCAGGGGTGAGGCACCATGCTGGTTGGGAAGAGCGCTCCAGGCAGGGGGAAACTACCCCACTCAGTTCCAATGGCACAGGCTTGGTGTCGGGGTGGGGACCTCCGGTCACCCTCCTGGGGAAGGGGTGCAGCCTTCTCCACCACTTACCTGACTTCGCTGCTCCTAAGAGCAGCTCTGTTACCCACTAAGTTCCACCCCTGTCCCAGCTCCCCCAGCCTGCCAGCCCCCATTCCACTTCCGAGTCTGAGGCTGCGGGGTTTCAAACAGAAGGTGTGCTGCCATTCTAAGTTAGACCCCGGGCAAGGAGACTCGGGGGTCGGGCTGCAGCGGGGCAGGCGGGGAGCGGGGTCTGGAGACAGGTGAAGCGGAGGGGCAGGCGTGCTCTGGTGTGGGTGGACACTAGGCTGCCAGGGCTGTGCCTGAGTTACTGGTGGGCGGGGGTGACGTCCACTGAGGTGAGATCCTCGGGGAGGTGACCTGGCGTGCAGCCCGCACCTTCGCGGCTTGCTCTGTGCTGTCCGTGAGCCGGGAGACCCTGTGCAGGGGTCGGCGCGTCGCGGCTCCCCGGAGTGGGGCGAGGGCCCCCTGGTGGCCGTGCCTGGGAGCCGCGGAGGCGTCCCCTGCAggccaccccctcaccccccgccccgaGTGCGCCAAGTGCCAGGGTTCGAGGCCAGGCGCTGAGGCGTCCCTTTCGAAGCCTCGGGCTCCTTATCGGGTTGACGCGCCCCGTAGGCTCCGGGCGCAGCGTTCGGGCGCTGATTCGTGCAGAGGATCTTGGTGGTCCAGACCGGAGAAGCCTGCTTGGGGAGGCgggtggagggaggagacaaTATCTACCGCGGTGCGCTGGGCGCGGTGAATCCGGCCCGAGTCTCCCCATTGCGGGGCGGGCCTGCGGCCCAGGCGCCGGGTCCAAGCGGACCCGCAGGTCGGGTGAGAGCTGCGGCGCGGGGATGCGGTTTGCTGCTGGGGGCGGGCCCCTGCCGGGGCCAATCAGGACGGCCGTGCGCGCGAACGCGCCGCGGCGGAGCAGCTGGAGCGCGCGTCCGCCCCTGACCCAGTTCGGGATTGCGGGAGCGGCCGGGAGCCGGGAGTCCTGGGCCGCGGGGCCGGGCGGGCGCAGGGGAGCCGGGGGCCTGGCGTCCCCACTAGCTGCGACGCCACTGCACCCCGGTCCGCCCGGCTGCCTCTGGGCGCTCCTTCCGGCCCTCCGCCCCGGTTCCTTCTTCCCGTCGCGGGCCTCTGCATCCCTTGCGCCCCAAGCCTCCTTTCCCCGCCCCGCCCTCGTTGGCGTTGGGGAGTTGGGTGTGGGGCTGCCCGCCGGCCCCCTTACACTGCCTCTCCTGGCCTCGCCCCAGCTCGGAGCGTATCCGGTGTCGGGGTGCGGGAGGTACAGCAGGGGGTGTGGCACCGGGAAGGTAGGCAGAGGGCGGCTTCCTCCCTTCGCCCCCTGTCGTCCCCAGGCAGCGCCAGGGTGGGCGGCAGCCTCGTGCCCAGGGCGATGGCCATCTCCGGGTCTtgcctgcctcccactcccccgccaTGAAGAGCTTGGTGTGGTCCTTCACCGTGATCCGACACACCTTGTCCTACGTTTATGTCTTGATTTGTCTCATCACCTGGAATTGTACTTTGC
It encodes:
- the AMDHD2 gene encoding N-acetylglucosamine-6-phosphate deacetylase isoform X1, whose product is MRGGQDEARAPVLQFTNCRILRGRSLLREDLWVREGRILDPEKLFFEERRVADEQRDCGGCILAPGFIDVQINGGFGVDFSQASEDVGSGVALVAQRILSHGVTSFCPTLVTSPPEVYHKVLPQIPVKSGGPHGAGVLGVHLEGPFISREKRGAHPEAHLRSFEANAFHDVLTTYGALDNVRIVTLAPELGRSREVIRALVARGICVSLGHSVADLQAAEEAVQCGATFITHLFNAMLPFHHRDPGIVGLLTSDRLPPGRHIFYGMIADGTHTNPAALRIAHRALPQGLVLVTDAVPALGLGDGRHTLGQQEVEVDGLTAYVAGTKTLSGSIAPMDVCVRHFLQATGCSVELALEAASLHPAQLLGLEKRKGTLDFGADADFVVLDDSLHVRATYISGELVWQAEEARQ
- the AMDHD2 gene encoding N-acetylglucosamine-6-phosphate deacetylase isoform X2, yielding MSSGTAGAASWRPASSTCRSTVDLALTSLRPRRTWARGSPWWPRGSCRTESPPSAPPWSPHHPRFITRAPCPLPSPRSFVREVWASRPGCLSGPEMGHVSTCYTRGTFLMAFSWDAVLPQIPVKSGGPHGAGVLGVHLEGPFISREKRGAHPEAHLRSFEANAFHDVLTTYGALDNVRIVTLAPELGRSREVIRALVARGICVSLGHSVADLQAAEEAVQCGATFITHLFNAMLPFHHRDPGIVGLLTSDRLPPGRHIFYGMIADGTHTNPAALRIAHRALPQGLVLVTDAVPALGLGDGRHTLGQQEVEVDGLTAYVAGTKTLSGSIAPMDVCVRHFLQATGCSVELALEAASLHPAQLLGLEKRKGTLDFGADADFVVLDDSLHVRATYISGELVWQAEEARQ